In the genome of Daucus carota subsp. sativus chromosome 9, DH1 v3.0, whole genome shotgun sequence, the window CTTGGGTCCTGTGTAATCTACGCCTTTGTCAATAAGATGTGAGGCCTTTGTCTATGCTGAAACAAATGACATGTTCCACAGTATTAGCACATGGAAATACTAATTTGTGTTTCTAATTTATGCCACAAGTATGTTAACATGACAAAGGTTTAACTTCAACAGATAAATTActacatatattttttctagCCCCACTTGGCTTGTTATCTTTTCAAGCTGATATTATTACAACTCCCGTTAATTTCCACAAATGGTCAAATTCAAACCAAAATGAAGGTCATAATTAACTTCTATAAACCATATTCAAATTTACCTAATCAACGATACAAATATTAGTTTCATAAGGAATAACAACCTGAATTGACATCCCAGTTAGTTTAATAAggaataaaaaattgaatagaCATCCCAGTATGAATTTGTTAGGACAATAAAGGACCCTCCCCTCTTCTAAATGTTATTGGAAGAAACTATGATCATCCAACTTAATCAAATCCTGATGTTAGTTCAAAACCCAGCTTTAGACCTCTTCATCTAGTAGATAAAAACCAAAGACAATATTcaaagatgaaaaaaaaaacaatagtaGCATTGTGTTGGTAGTGGGAGGAGTGGAATTGAGCAGTGTGAAATATAGGTATGTTTACTTTCCATCAAATCAAGTGGCGGAACAGACATTAGAAACATGCAGTGCTACAGTGGGGAATCCAGAAGTGACAGCATACTCAAAACTAAAGTACAAGCACCCTAGAAAACAGggaactaaaaacaatccacaAGCTAAACCactttctctttcttatttcCGTGTGTTGTGTGTTTGGCAACATTAACACTAGCTAATATATCATGGCTCCATTAAGCATGAGAATAGCTACGTTAATGTAGATCTTGagagatgtgtgtgtgtgtgtgtgtgtaagaaGTTTCTAGGGTTATTCTTACCTGTAATTCATTCACAAGCAATCTTTGTGTCAAAGCTACTAAGGCAGATGGCAAACGCCTGGAATGCCGATATTGGATACCGGTAATCCATTGTAAACACATCCTTGTCCACTTTACCAAATTGTAGAATAACCTCCTCATGTTCAGGTGTGATCCCTCCACCTTCAGCAGAAGCAACTAGCTGAAAGTTCTTCACCGAGGCAATTGTTACACgtccattaaaatttaaacaccaGCATTGTAGCTGCTCATGCCATCTGGgagatttattttttaagatgAGCTGTCCATCTCTCTGACTACATAAAGGTCCGGAAAAGATCTCGTTCGTGATGATAGGTAAAGATGGAGGGGTGTCAATGCTACTTTGCCGAAACTCAGTCTGTGTTGGAGCCACACCTCCTGGTTTAATAGCAGAAGGGGAAATTGTGTCCATGACGCAATGCATTCTTCTTGGGCCCCTGCTGAATCAAAAAAGTAAGGTAAAGTATTCCAGTCAAACCAATACGCTTTACCCATGGGGTAAGCTGTATTATATTAAACTTGGTACAGAACATAGTTGCTTACCCTTCCACTTATAACTTATTCTATAAAACTTCTTTTGACATGTATGGAATAGATTCACCTTTAGAAAAAACTATATTTTCTGTGCAGAAAACTGTTGTACCCTCTTTTCACACACACTGCGGATTGTATACATGCTAAAACTATTTTAATCCTACATTTATATACTCTGGTACATTTGTGCAGCATAATTTCTTTGTGATTGCTATATtgctatttttctttttctaaattgcTATATTACCGGTcataaacaataataaaatagaatGATGCATAAGGATTTTGCTTACCTGGAACCCAAAACATTTAATTCAAATGAAATGCGCGCTACTGGATAGCTTCCAGAAGGAACACTAGGCAAGACTTGTTTTGATCCTATTAGCCTAGTAGAACGATTCCTTGTCATTTTAGCTCCCGTAGGAAGTGGCAGAGCATCATATACGGAAAACTTTGTCCCTAAGAAATTAGATCTTTGCCAAGGAAGAACAAGGGGGAAAAAGAACAATTAAAATGGCAGAAATGAAATGatatgaacaaaaaaaatggCAGAAATGATTAGTAttcaaatatcaaacaagttttttttttttgtaaggaaaTATCGAACAAGTTAGATAAGAGAACACACTTTAGCTTTCCAATATATGCACAGCTCCCTTTTGACCTATCATCAGCATTGAGAGAGATGATGTATTCTGTGAAAGTTGCATGTCTGGACTTTCGAGCACCAAGAAGAAACTTTCCATTTTCAGCCAGCGCTACCGATGAAGATCAGATAAAGAACAAAAGTCAAAGACAGTACAGTAAAGAATGGAGAAACCTAACCGAGAAATGAATACTCCACCAAGGATCCAATACTTGTCAGTTGTCGCAAAAACATAAACAAGAGATATAGGCATACTCGGAGAAACTGGAAAACCGTTCAGCATTAACATGTCAAAGTTTTAGTAAATGGTTCTCTATTTCATACCATGTCTATCACAATGAATTATAAAGCAGAAGTCAACTTCACAGCAACCGATTTAATATAAATCACTGTTTTGATCACTGAAAATGATAGCCCATTAATAAGATGGTTTTGTCGCACTGTTGCCAAGATATTCAAAAAAACTACAGAAGCAAATATTAATGCACACCTTGAGATAAACTGAGGTACAAATTATATGAATGTGCCGACCCATTCCTTTTTATAAAACACCGGATAAGGGAATCTCTAGGACCAGGCTGCAAATTAATTATAGAAGATAAAATGAGAAGAAAGAATTAAATGCAAGTACTAAAACTAGAATtgacattaaaaattaaaaattaagataaaACACGGTAAAACATGGTACTCTAATGTCCTCATTTCCTTATTTCTTTGTCCCAAAAAAATCGTccacatttttttaatatggtAAATTTCATGCAAGTTGGTTGATATAGTTAAAAGATGATACGCGTATTTTGTAGAATTAAAGGTTGATTTTGATCAATGGACAAGAAAAACAGCACGAAGGGAGTATTTGTTTTAGGATTACaagagggggagggacaggTCAAAGGGCCTTAGAAGTTTCTCTTTCGGTTTATACTAGTACTTTCCACACCCACAATTCATTGCACTGTCTTTTTCTGTTGTTCCGCTAGTTCTGGCAAAGCTACAATTTATTGTATTGTTGTTCAATGCTGTAtcgccttttttttttctttcatataTCCAAAAAATTCCAATGTTTTTCATGAAAATCTTGACATCGGCATTACAACAGAAACACATGTCTACGTCCTACTATATCTGTTCCAATCACAAATTGTAATCCTAGCCATATACATGCACTTTACTTGCTTTAGaatttatctatgttataagtAATTATACACATACATCTAAATAAAATCGACACATATTCATATAGGCCTCATTTTGTATTAGTTATGACTTATCTTGTGCCCCAGGGCACAGGTTAGCCATTCCAATAATCTAATCACCTTTGACTTTTAAAAAAACCATGGGTCACCTATGTAACTTGAAAACCTTGGAACCGAAGTTCCTCTATCCAACTTAAAGGCCAGCCAACCAAATAGTAAAGCATTTAGGTTCCAAGGTACTTGCGGTCTCATAACCGAGGCAAATTGAAACAAATGAAATCATACGCATCAATATACCCACATAACTAATCCATTTGTTTGCATGAAAAACACGATTTCGAGTAACAATTTCccaccaaaaaaaaataaaaatcattccGGAAAAAGATTTCTCAAAACACAACTCAAAGTCCTTTCTAATCTTCTTAATCAAAGTCATACTTAAACATCTCAAAACCAATATTCTAAACATCGGTGAACTCAGAAAAGCACTCGGAGATTAGCAATCAACTAAACCATAACTTATAGAGTAATTCAGCAACGAGACCGATTTCCTTGAAATTTCCTATTTCGATAACCGGCAGTTAATTTTCCAAAAACTGAATAATTTATACTCTGCTCTGTTGTCCCGGATACCTGGTTTCGGCTCTCGCTCCATGAACAAATAATAAGCctaattatatcaaaaaatacACAAACAAGCGCAAGAAAATCAGAAAAACCCGAAAACTCGAAAACAAACCTGTTTGACCGAAATCGGAAAAGTCAAGACTCCCGAAACTTCCGGAAGCCTAACAATCTCCTTGATCAACACGTTCCTCCAACTCCGACACACTCCGGCACACGCCACCACGCTCCTCCTCATCGGCCACTCACTCTCCGACGCCTCCACCTTCATCAACACTTCTCTCAACAACTCCTCCGGCATTATCGCCCACCGGCAACTGCTCTCCGGCGCCGGCTCCGCCGACGTCTGAACATTCCGGCTAGGCTTCGATCGGAATCCGACGTAACTCAGTTTCATCTTCGCGTGGAGTCAAACTTACAGAATCGCAGATttataaactataaattataGATACAACTTAcaagtgtgtgtatgtatatgtgaagAGTGAGAATGTTATTTTGTACCAACTACTTAACTTATCGTTGCTTCTTCGTCAAACCAACAGAATAATAATAACTTGTTGCGAAACGTCGTCGTTGGGTAGTGTTAGTTGAAAGAGAAATCGGCGGATTTAGATTTAACAAAAAGTGGATAAAGTGATACTTCCCAGCCTAAGGCTCATTTTACCGAACACGTgttctcatatttttataaaatataattttaaattagttaaaataaatagttttaaataaaaaataattttaagatttttttttaaaaataaattatgaaattatattgtataacaatattaaaataatattaaataatgaaaGAAAATTGTCAAGAAATAATAGGAAAGAAATGAGTATATTTTTGTGGAGCTTGCGTGTTGGAAtctatttgtttgattttttaaagatatttatTTCATATCTGATTGTTGTTTATATGGAAATACGATCATTTAGTTTAATTACTACTATACTGTTTTTCTGTTAGAGACTTTGTGTTGTCATGTTTTCTCTCACAATATTTCTTCAGAGTTTTTCTTGTACTTCAataattctatattttttttgtagtcCTGCTAAATTCGaagtcataatataatatagataaaggCAAAAATATACAGAAAAAACTCTATAATAACATactcaatatataaaatatatgtcatataatactttatatataaaaaatattaagaacaTATGCCGTATTACAGAATATGAGCAgaacatatttataaaattatttttgattataaaaaatgaatcatatattttaaattcgttatttaaaagatatattcaaattatatgattaaaatttaaaaatacgtgttaaaaattaaaatcgaaAACCACTTGTTAGCACACGAGTTGAACAACTTATGCAATTAACAACGTTTTCTTGGAATAGTTAGCACTGAATGCTTAATAATAAACTCGATCCTAATGAGTTAGTTAGAAACTGATTGTTAAATAATACAAGTCCATTTATTTTGAGTGTGTTTGGTGTTGATAATGTACTCCATGCAATAGAGTAGACAATTTGCAAAATGATAGTCTTGTTAGATTCAACCGCAAATCTACCTATATACCTAATTAAAGAATTTGCAAAGGGCACTCTGTCACTAAAAGAAAAAGTTGGCCAATTCGAATTTATATTCATCATTGGAGTCAGTTGAATCAACACTGTTTTTTTTAGCTTATTGCATTTTGTAACTCCACATTTTGGCTGATTAGCAAATTAGATTCGACACTTTGAAATGTGACAGTTTGTAACCTTAAGTTTTATTTagctttcggtttgtaaccctggcccacacatccgttaaaaacagctgttaattttaactgtttgagagatgacagtgtgtatattagtttctaacagctactttactccACGTGAcctctcaaaatttatgtatcatatttagaaattatttctaaacacacacaaacaatttaaaataatttttaaattacgTATTTAGAtatagaatctgaaaatttatttatttctacataaacgatgtaacttatatttaaattttaaagtaaatacatatattaaaaattatttgtaatttaatatatattgttgtgcgtgttcagaaataattttaaaatataatacatgaaTTTTGAGAGGTCACAAGggataaagtagctgttagaaaataatatacacactgttacttctgaaatagttaaaattaacggttgtttttaacggatgtgtgggCCAGAGTTACAAACTGAAAGCTAAATGAAacttagggttacaaactgtcacgtttcaaagtgtgggtctgatttgctaatcagcCAAAGTGTGATGCTGCCAAGGGCAATAAGCTCTTTTTTTTCATGAcctaatcttatttatatttctttattggtaaaagaaaatgttactcaaaaattatttataagcaATTTTTTTGTCTTCTTATTACAGCTATCTTGGCTGATGATCCCAAGCCAAGACAAAAAATTCAAGTGAACAATATTGGTGTGTCCCTTTTAATCTTTACCTCCTCATCAATCATTTTTTAAAGCAAAAAGGAAGTTGCATGAAAGCAAAAAGGAAGCATCCACTGAGTATGAATCTATGGCCTAATAATTGAGTTTCACATTCTTTAGAACATTGTTGTCATCATAAACGTGGAAGGCCGCAAGTCCCCAACCGttgctccctccgtcccatccaccgatttgtatacaaatggttgggacacggaaaccaaaaaattggataaaaatagtaaagttagatgaaaagtaggtATAGTGGTAaaactcatttatatttaacaatagatttgagataatagagaaaaatagtgggtgtaatagtgtttatattattataaaatggagatagtggaagaaattAGTTGATGaaataatgttttatattataaaaatttactacttttggaatatatacaattgatgggacgtccaaaaAAGAAACCGTATACAATTCATCGGGAGAGAGTATTTTCCACCCTAAAATTCTACAAATCTACAATAACACAATGCCATCTATgcaaatcatattattatgtcccTCTAATCCCACAAATCCTGCACCGTATAGCTGAATTATCTGATTTGTCGATCAACGAGTTTTAGcgtgaaaataataataataaataaatatttatcatatttgtTTGAGCGTAGACAAATTAGATATTCTCTCACTTCTCTATTTTTTGGAGggaagataataaaaataattgttcatGTCTGTTTGGTCgagtttattttaaaaaaatttaaggacttatcttaagaaaatatattttttatttttttagatagaaattttaagaaaatgttGTATTCTTTATTTAGCAAAGAAAAAGActtgtttcagaaaaaaaaaacagactTTTATCTCTCAAAAATAAGGTCAATCACACATTGGCATAAAATCTAAGGCATGTACTCTACTCCTACACGTGTTCGTGAGGATATAAAAAGCGTGCATTGAGTGGAACCTGGATCTTTTTCATATCTCATGGATCCGGGGCAAATGTTACGCAGACACATGGAGAACCATATTAGCTGTTGATCCCAGCAAAAACCTACACCTCTCAAGCAAAGTGATTCGTCCCACTGATCACTAACAACAATTGTAATGAGGTGGTGTATTATAATTAATGGAATCTACAATCATAAAGAGAATGGAATGTGATGAGAGGGAGATACTTGATGAATGATGATGAAATGGCACAAGCTAATCAACTTATACACCTCAAAACAATCTGGACAATCATAGaataaatatggaatatatGTGACAAAACCATGATTTCATAATGTTCCGTTCACAAAAGATTTGTGTTAATTTAGTGATGCAATTCGGggcatataatatttaattatttttactaatggattacacacgcacacacaggACGCCAGACTGGCAAGGGGCACCAGAGCTCAACCACCGTACCAACACCCTGTTACTTTTGCTCATTTTaaccaaaaaaattaaagttgAACTAGGATTTCAATCTAGATTAATCTCCTTGTTTCCGCCTATGTGAAAGTTGGAACAACAGTGTTCATCTGCAGGTTCACAACAGAACGGTGAAAGCTAATAGTAAATTTAGGTGCCTACACGGCTACACACATCACAAACTTAGAGCAAGATATCAGTCTGCCACTGTCGAGGCTTCGTGTCTGGATTTTTTATTGCAGCTTCGGAAGACAAGATAGAAGATATACGAAAATTTCCGGATTCCAGGAATCTGTACAGGAATTCACCGAACTTGTTATTTAAAACAAGGAGGAAAGCAAATGAAGAGAAAGTAAAGTTATCTCACTTTCACTCCTATTCGTGCTCCCGAGTTCTTTAAAAGGACGAAAACAAGTGAAAGTGAgtgcaaatataatataatttcactCCAAAACTTTCACTCTAAAAGTGGGATGAAAGTGTTCACTTACATTCACTTGCTTTTTCTC includes:
- the LOC108202491 gene encoding tubby-like F-box protein 3 isoform X2, which codes for MKLSYVGFRSKPSRNVQTSAEPAPESSCRWAIMPEELLREVLMKVEASESEWPMRRSVVACAGVCRSWRNVLIKEIVRLPEVSGVLTFPISVKQPGPRDSLIRCFIKRNGSAHSYNLYLSLSQALAENGKFLLGARKSRHATFTEYIISLNADDRSKGSCAYIGKLKSNFLGTKFSVYDALPLPTGAKMTRNRSTRLIGSKQVLPSVPSGSYPVARISFELNVLGSRGPRRMHCVMDTISPSAIKPGGVAPTQTEFRQSSIDTPPSLPIITNEIFSGPLCSQRDGQLILKNKSPRWHEQLQCWCLNFNGRVTIASVKNFQLVASAEGGGITPEHEEVILQFGKVDKDVFTMDYRYPISAFQAFAICLSSFDTKIACE
- the LOC108202491 gene encoding tubby-like F-box protein 3 isoform X1, producing the protein MKLSYVGFRSKPSRNVQTSAEPAPESSCRWAIMPEELLREVLMKVEASESEWPMRRSVVACAGVCRSWRNVLIKEIVRLPEVSGVLTFPISVKQPGPRDSLIRCFIKRNGSAHSYNLYLSLSQALAENGKFLLGARKSRHATFTEYIISLNADDRSKGSCAYIGKLKSNFLGTKFSVYDALPLPTGAKMTRNRSTRLIGSKQVLPSVPSGSYPVARISFELNVLGSSRGPRRMHCVMDTISPSAIKPGGVAPTQTEFRQSSIDTPPSLPIITNEIFSGPLCSQRDGQLILKNKSPRWHEQLQCWCLNFNGRVTIASVKNFQLVASAEGGGITPEHEEVILQFGKVDKDVFTMDYRYPISAFQAFAICLSSFDTKIACE